One part of the Bacteroidota bacterium genome encodes these proteins:
- a CDS encoding thermonuclease family protein, producing the protein MKTVGKLYHYNAVVTGVYDGDTCTVDIDLGMNTWLRGEKIRLYRINSPEIVGKTKSDGIISRDYLIKLVLDKAIIIQTIKDRKEKYGRYLGEIWITGKNGLQKNINDEMVKAKMAVYMKG; encoded by the coding sequence ATGAAAACGGTGGGAAAACTTTATCATTACAATGCAGTAGTAACTGGTGTTTATGATGGCGACACCTGCACCGTCGATATCGATTTAGGGATGAATACCTGGCTACGTGGAGAAAAAATACGTTTGTATCGGATAAATTCTCCTGAAATTGTTGGAAAAACAAAGTCTGATGGAATTATATCACGCGACTATTTAATAAAGTTAGTGCTGGATAAAGCAATCATAATTCAAACCATCAAAGACCGTAAAGAAAAATATGGCAGGTATTTGGGGGAGATTTGGATAACAGGCAAAAATGGATTGCAAAAAAATATTAATGATGAGATGGTAAAAGCTAAAATGGCTGTATATATGAAGGGATAA
- a CDS encoding (Fe-S)-binding protein, whose amino-acid sequence MKISLFIPCLVDQFAPQVGVATVKILKKLGCSIEYPFEQTCCGQPAFNTGYRNDAKILAERFINIFANSEYIVAPSGSCVSMVKIYYDQLDLNQEARNKLEHIKINIFELSEFIVNVLKVTDVGASFKGRVTYHESCHLLRELHISKEPRELIKNVHGVEFIEMKESVRCCGFGGTFSFKFPELSTTITEDKVMNIINSGAEYVVANDTSCLMNIDAVLKRKGSKIKTLHIAELLAAGL is encoded by the coding sequence ATGAAAATCAGCCTTTTCATTCCTTGCCTTGTTGACCAATTTGCACCACAAGTTGGAGTTGCCACAGTAAAAATTTTGAAAAAATTAGGTTGTTCAATTGAATATCCTTTCGAACAGACTTGCTGTGGACAACCTGCATTCAATACCGGCTATCGGAATGATGCAAAAATACTCGCAGAACGATTCATAAATATATTTGCTAATTCCGAATACATAGTTGCACCTTCCGGCTCGTGTGTAAGTATGGTAAAAATATACTACGACCAATTAGATTTGAACCAAGAAGCACGTAATAAATTAGAACATATAAAAATAAATATATTTGAGCTGTCTGAATTCATTGTAAATGTTTTAAAGGTTACAGATGTAGGTGCTTCATTTAAGGGACGAGTAACTTATCACGAATCGTGTCATTTGTTGAGGGAATTACATATCTCGAAAGAACCAAGGGAATTAATAAAAAATGTTCACGGTGTTGAATTTATCGAAATGAAAGAGAGCGTTCGCTGCTGTGGATTCGGTGGGACTTTTTCGTTTAAATTTCCTGAGTTATCGACAACAATCACTGAAGATAAAGTAATGAATATCATAAACAGCGGAGCTGAGTATGTAGTTGCAAACGATACAAGTTGTTTGATGAATATCGATGCTGTATTAAAGCGAAAAGGAAGTAAAATAAAAACGCTCCATATTGCAGAGTTGTTGGCTGCAGGATTGTGA